A segment of the Leptolyngbya sp. NIES-3755 genome:
TCTTACCGATTCCTTCAAACGTTGGCTTCCAAAAAATTTCCTTTTCTGCATCACTCTAATCATTGGAATTGTTGTCAATGCAGTGATTAGCTCGACTCGTGGCGCATTGGAAAATAATATGTTGCCATTTGTGCCACTATTCGTTTATCTGGCGATCGAGCTATTTCAAATCGCACAGCAGTCTAAGGTTCTGACTCCGATTAGTCTCAGTGCCGCGATCGCATTCACACTTTCTCTCTGTTTAGCAGTCTATTCAACTGAAGTGAAATTTGTCGATCGTATGATTACCGCGCCTGGACATCGAGCGATCTCAGATTTGAATCAATTCATGGCAGCGAATCCGAATCGCACGATCGGGATGGGATATGGCGCAGTTAGCTATCAACTCTCAAGCTATCGCCCGCAATTAGTATTCAAAGGCAATCCTTATCTACTAGATTCTGCTTCACTGATGGAAATGCAAGCATCGGGATTGAACAATACACCGGACAGTACGCTTAATGCTTTGAGAACTTGCCAAACCGAGATTTGGTTGATTCCAAAAGGGAAGCCACCGTTTCAGGTTTATAGTTACTATCCGCCCTTGCAAAAACTATTTAGTGATGAGTTTAGAAAGGTCTTTGCAGAGAACTATGAGAAGCAATCTAGCACTGAATTCTATGATGCTTGGGTTTGTACTAAAACGAATCTGAACCCAGAAAAACCGTAACATCTGAAGTGACATCGCCCACAGATGCGACCTGAATCTGTCCCTTGTTCAATGCCTTACTCACAAGTTCTGCCGCTTCAGGATTTCCATGTTCTGCAATCACCTGAGTTTTCGGCTCTAACAATGGATCGTGATCACAACGATAGACATTGTTAAATCCTTGCTGTTTCAACCGTTGAATCGCTGAATTTGCAGCCTCGTCTGAGGGGGAAACGATCGCAATTTTCATCTGAGTTGAGTCATCTTGAGTTTGAGCAACCGTAGGAACATTAAAATACCGACTGAGAATTGGCGGAATCGCATCAGAATCAGCGATCCAATAGCTTGCACTGAACTCAGATGGACGGCTGAATCGACCTGGGAGCATGACTAAATTCATACTCGATCGAGGAATTGTAGTCATGGTTCGATAAGTCGCCAGCATTTCTTCGAGCGAAAAATCAGTGTCGGTGTTTTGCTGAACCACTTGTAAAACCTTTGGAAGCAGCGTGATCATTTGGGGCTGAAGCAGTTTTTGCATCAATGCTTTGATCACTTCTTGCTGACGTTGAACTCGCCCAATATCACCTAATTCATCATGTCGAAATCGAACATATTCCTCTAAATGCTGTCCACTGAGCTTCTGAAGTCCAGGCTCAAAATGAATATTTAGATTTTGTGTGTGATCGACATAGTTCATTGCTTTCGGAATGTTGACCTCTAAACCTCCGATCGCATTAACTAAATGCACGAGTTCTTCAGTATCTACGCGAACATATCTGTCGATCGCAATTCCAGACAGCAGTTTACTTACCGTACTTTCTGCAATTGACACTCTCAGGTCTAAAGACACTGAGATTCTGCTGACAGGCGTTTAACCGTAGGCACTACCCACAGTTGAACCCTCGCTACGGTCGTCAAACACCGTCTACCCAGTTGGTTTAGGTCTATGCCTAACTTGCTGGCTACTTTTCTGAGAATATTCGCCGCTCCATTGAGATCAGCATTCACAATCGAGCCATCTGCGGACTGATACAAGCCACGTCGAACACGGTTACCTGATGCTTTCCACCCGTCCGGTTTTTCTCCGAACTTGGGTAGGGAGTCGCCATCTAAGTAGCTTGCTTTCGATGTATAGGCTTCCTCAGTTTCCTCAAATCGAATCCCGTGTAATTCACAAAGCTGTTTTAGTCGGTCTTTCAGCTTGCCTAACGGCATCTGAACAAACGTTTGATTGTTCAATCTGCCCATATTGGCATCTAGCTTAAAGCCTTGATTCCAGCCAATCACGAGCGTTCCAATGCCATATCTTAAACAGTGGCTAATCATTGACTTTGCTGCTTTATTGATGCCGTCTCTCATTTGATGGTTGCGCTTACGAGTCACACGGTCTAACCATCCATCCCAGTAAGCTTGTTCCTTGCCTTCTTTGCGAGTCGCTACCTTTTTGTTCCATAGCTGATTCATCGCCTTCATTGCTCTAGCGTCAATCAGCAAAGAATTACCTAAAGTATCAACACAAGCAGCAAGATTATCGGCAGTTCCAAGATCAATCGATAATGCCTGATTCATATCAAGAGCGTTTGTCTGTAGCTTGACTTCGTAAGACAGTTCCAGATAGAACGCCCCATTTTTAGGCAGAATCGTAAATTCTTTCACCTTGGCAATGTCAATGTTTGACGGCATTGGTAGAAAAAACTCAGACAACCCAAACCATCGTCTAACTGCTAACCCTAGAGAGAATTTCAACCGACCATTCATCAAAATTGGTTTTTGCCCACCGGAATTGGGGTAGGCAACCTTGAATCGTTTTGAGCCTTTGAGGTAATCAGGCGCTTTCGGTTTGAAGTGCAACTGACCTTTAAGATACAAGTCGCGTAGTCCCTTGAACGATTTGAACGCCTCAATCACAGATCTTAGGGTTTGTTGCGCGGGTGTAGACGGTAGAGATTGGGCTACCGCAGTTTTAGAAACGGTTGGCTCAAAATCTAAATCAAACTTGCCTGTCAGAATTTTCCCAGTCTTGAAAAACGTCTGACGCGCAAAATAAACGCCGTTGTTGTAGTGCTTTCCTGACTGCTCACAAAGATAACGCAGAATCGATTCTGTCTCTTGATCTGGATGTAGCAAAACTTGCTGGACACCCATTTGCTTTTTAATCTTTGCCATTGATTCGACCTTCAATGATTGCTATACTGTCTAGTATACCAGATATAAACAGAAAATGCCAACTCAGAAATTTAAGCCTAACGAGTCCGTTGCTTACGCTAAAACGCCTGTTCAGGTTAAGGTCTTGCCAGGGGTTCGAGAAAGATTGAAGACTGTACCAAACTGGCAAGACAAGCTGAGGCGGTTAATTGATCAATTAATCCAGGAAGAGTTAGGCGGTTAAAAGCGCTCAGCCCTGGAGGAGGGTTTCCCTCCGCAGGGGACTGAGTAAGAACCGCTCGTGTGCGCTTTCCTCTCAGGTCTGAAGACGCTGAGCTTCCAGCGCTACCACTTATTTCTTGTGAAATTCTGCGCTAAGAACTAAGGCGTTTTTTGACTTGAGATGGAGTTTTATCAACAATTGTTTGATGCACGATCGCACCTCCAGCACTGAGTTGTAATTGTTTCCCGCGCCATTCGACCGTATTTCCGAAGAAGCCATAGCACCAGAGACAAAAGCTGAGACAATCTCGCAGCGGAACCGACCACAACAATCGTTTTGCGATCGCATCTTTCAAACATTGCACTCCAATAAACCAAGCCGCAAGGTATCGGACTGTCCAAGTGATGGCGAGTAGCATTCCCGATGTCAGAGAAG
Coding sequences within it:
- a CDS encoding glycosyl transferase, group 2 family protein, putative (similar to AA sequence:cyanobase_aa:AM1_5794) codes for the protein MIFTYGTVSSLLLFLIAPSLTSGMLLAITWTVRYLAAWFIGVQCLKDAIAKRLLWSVPLRDCLSFCLWCYGFFGNTVEWRGKQLQLSAGGAIVHQTIVDKTPSQVKKRLSS
- a CDS encoding transposase IS605 OrfB (similar to AA sequence:cyanobase_aa:Ava_C0036); the encoded protein is MAKIKKQMGVQQVLLHPDQETESILRYLCEQSGKHYNNGVYFARQTFFKTGKILTGKFDLDFEPTVSKTAVAQSLPSTPAQQTLRSVIEAFKSFKGLRDLYLKGQLHFKPKAPDYLKGSKRFKVAYPNSGGQKPILMNGRLKFSLGLAVRRWFGLSEFFLPMPSNIDIAKVKEFTILPKNGAFYLELSYEVKLQTNALDMNQALSIDLGTADNLAACVDTLGNSLLIDARAMKAMNQLWNKKVATRKEGKEQAYWDGWLDRVTRKRNHQMRDGINKAAKSMISHCLRYGIGTLVIGWNQGFKLDANMGRLNNQTFVQMPLGKLKDRLKQLCELHGIRFEETEEAYTSKASYLDGDSLPKFGEKPDGWKASGNRVRRGLYQSADGSIVNADLNGAANILRKVASKLGIDLNQLGRRCLTTVARVQLWVVPTVKRLSAESQCL
- a CDS encoding cell envelope-related transcriptional attenuator (similar to AA sequence:cyanobase_aa:Cyan7425_3856), encoding MSLDLRVSIAESTVSKLLSGIAIDRYVRVDTEELVHLVNAIGGLEVNIPKAMNYVDHTQNLNIHFEPGLQKLSGQHLEEYVRFRHDELGDIGRVQRQQEVIKALMQKLLQPQMITLLPKVLQVVQQNTDTDFSLEEMLATYRTMTTIPRSSMNLVMLPGRFSRPSEFSASYWIADSDAIPPILSRYFNVPTVAQTQDDSTQMKIAIVSPSDEAANSAIQRLKQQGFNNVYRCDHDPLLEPKTQVIAEHGNPEAAELVSKALNKGQIQVASVGDVTSDVTVFLGSDSF